A window from Micromonospora terminaliae encodes these proteins:
- a CDS encoding VOC family protein — MSSTPVTWFEIGSDRPEEVERFYADLFGWAFEEQGGPGASYRQTPAGGERGVAGAIRATDGTAPNYAIFYAEVTDVAEACRRAEAAGGKVLVPLRSAPSGLIWAHLLDPSGNRIGVFTPPAAG; from the coding sequence ATGTCGAGCACGCCCGTGACCTGGTTCGAGATCGGCTCCGACCGGCCCGAGGAGGTGGAACGCTTCTACGCCGACCTGTTCGGCTGGGCCTTCGAGGAGCAGGGCGGCCCGGGGGCGTCGTACCGGCAGACGCCGGCCGGCGGGGAGCGCGGCGTCGCCGGCGCGATCCGGGCCACCGACGGCACCGCGCCGAACTACGCGATCTTCTACGCGGAGGTCACCGACGTGGCGGAGGCGTGCCGGCGGGCCGAGGCGGCCGGGGGCAAGGTGCTGGTGCCGCTGCGCAGCGCGCCGAGCGGGCTGATCTGGGCCCACCTGCTCGACCCGTCGGGCAACCGCATCGGCGTGTTCACACCACCCGCGGCTGGCTGA
- a CDS encoding helix-turn-helix transcriptional regulator, producing MNRTDRLYALVEELRAVSPRPRSARWLAGRFEVSTRTIERDITALQGAGVPIWAEPGRTGGYVVDRARTLPPVNLTPGEAVAMAVALHRLDGTPFAPAAAAALRKLVAVMPPADAAEAHRLAGRVHLMGGGPATPVPAAVADAVAARRVLRLRYADRAGAASARDVEPLAYLGNRTHWYLVAWCRLRDGVRCFRTDRIVAVRSLAEPVTRELRPDDLDIPAGRVRPLSLV from the coding sequence GTGAACCGCACCGACCGTCTCTACGCCCTGGTGGAGGAGCTGCGGGCGGTGTCGCCGCGGCCGCGCAGCGCCCGGTGGCTGGCCGGGCGCTTCGAGGTCAGCACCCGCACCATCGAGCGGGACATCACGGCGCTGCAGGGCGCCGGCGTGCCGATCTGGGCCGAACCGGGCCGCACCGGTGGCTACGTGGTCGACCGTGCCCGCACCCTGCCCCCGGTCAACCTGACCCCGGGCGAGGCGGTGGCCATGGCCGTGGCGCTGCACCGGCTGGACGGCACGCCGTTCGCCCCGGCCGCCGCCGCGGCGCTGCGCAAGCTGGTCGCCGTGATGCCACCGGCCGACGCCGCCGAGGCGCACCGCCTCGCCGGCCGGGTGCACCTGATGGGCGGCGGGCCGGCCACGCCCGTCCCGGCCGCCGTCGCCGACGCGGTCGCCGCACGCCGTGTGCTCCGCCTGCGGTACGCGGACCGCGCCGGCGCGGCCTCGGCCCGCGACGTGGAGCCGCTGGCCTACCTGGGCAACCGGACGCACTGGTACCTGGTGGCCTGGTGCCGGCTGCGCGACGGGGTGCGCTGCTTCCGCACCGACCGGATCGTCGCGGTGCGGTCGCTGGCCGAGCCGGTGACCCGGGAGCTGCGCCCCGACGACCTGGACATCCCCGCCGGGCGGGTGCGTCCACTGAGCCTGGTCTGA
- the glnA gene encoding type I glutamate--ammonia ligase, translated as MDRQQEFVLRTLEERDIRFVRLWFTDVLGTLKSVSVAPAELEAAFEEGIGFDGSAIEGFARVFESDMVAMPDPTTFQVFPFEGGVSGESARMFCDILLPDGTPSWADPRHVLRRALSRAAEKGFTFYTHPEIEFFLLENGPQDGSVPVPVDTGGYFEHTTHAVARDFRRQAVLALERIGISVEFSHHEVAPGQQEIDLRYADALTTADNIMTFRHVVKEVALSTGVQASFMPKPFTDQPGNGMHTHLSLFEGERNAFHDAGDPMKLSKVAKSFIAGLLTHAREYTAVTNQWVNSYKRLFPQHLPDRITESPAYVCWGHLNRSALVRVPAYGKPNSARVEVRSLDSATNPYLAFAVMLGAGLKGIEEGYELPPGAEDDVWSLSSAERRAMGYEALPENLAEAIDVMAGSELVAEVLGEHVFDFFLRNKRAEWEQYRREVTPYERQRYLSL; from the coding sequence GTGGACCGTCAGCAGGAGTTCGTCCTCCGTACGCTGGAAGAGCGGGACATCCGGTTCGTCCGGCTGTGGTTCACCGACGTGCTCGGCACGCTCAAGAGCGTGTCGGTGGCGCCCGCGGAGCTGGAGGCGGCCTTCGAGGAGGGCATCGGCTTCGACGGCTCGGCCATCGAGGGCTTCGCGCGGGTCTTCGAGTCGGACATGGTCGCCATGCCCGACCCGACCACCTTCCAGGTCTTCCCCTTCGAGGGCGGGGTCAGCGGCGAGAGCGCCCGGATGTTCTGCGACATCCTGCTCCCCGACGGCACCCCCTCCTGGGCCGACCCGCGGCACGTGCTGCGTCGGGCGCTCTCCCGGGCGGCCGAGAAGGGCTTCACCTTCTACACCCACCCGGAGATCGAGTTCTTCCTGCTGGAGAACGGTCCGCAGGACGGCTCGGTGCCGGTCCCGGTGGACACCGGCGGCTACTTCGAGCACACCACCCACGCGGTGGCCCGCGACTTCCGCCGGCAGGCCGTGCTGGCCCTGGAGCGGATCGGCATCTCGGTGGAGTTCAGCCACCACGAGGTGGCCCCCGGCCAGCAGGAGATCGACCTGCGCTACGCCGACGCGCTCACCACCGCCGACAACATCATGACCTTCCGGCACGTGGTGAAGGAGGTCGCGCTCTCCACCGGCGTGCAGGCCAGCTTCATGCCGAAGCCCTTCACCGACCAGCCGGGCAACGGCATGCACACCCACCTGTCGCTGTTCGAGGGGGAGCGCAACGCGTTCCACGACGCCGGCGACCCCATGAAGCTCTCCAAGGTGGCCAAGTCGTTCATCGCCGGGCTGCTCACCCACGCCCGCGAGTACACCGCCGTCACGAACCAGTGGGTCAACTCCTACAAGCGCCTCTTCCCGCAGCACCTGCCGGACCGGATCACCGAGAGCCCGGCGTACGTCTGCTGGGGTCACCTGAACCGGTCCGCGCTGGTCCGGGTCCCCGCCTACGGCAAGCCGAACTCGGCCCGGGTCGAGGTCCGCTCGCTGGACTCGGCGACCAATCCCTACCTGGCCTTCGCGGTCATGCTGGGCGCCGGCCTCAAGGGCATCGAGGAGGGCTACGAGCTGCCGCCGGGCGCCGAGGACGACGTCTGGTCGCTCAGCAGCGCCGAGCGCCGCGCCATGGGCTACGAGGCGCTGCCGGAGAACCTGGCCGAGGCGATCGACGTGATGGCCGGCTCCGAGCTGGTCGCCGAGGTGCTCGGCGAGCACGTCTTCGACTTCTTCCTGCGCAACAAGCGCGCCGAGTGGGAGCAGTACCGCCGCGAGGTCACCCCCTACGAGCGGCAGCGCTACCTGTCGCTCTAG
- a CDS encoding NAD+ synthase — MPTLRLALCQVDPTVGDIAGNAGLVRAWSRRAADAGAQLALFPELMLTGYPVEDLVFRRSFVAASREALHRLAADLAADGLGELPVLVGYLDADGPPQVSADAEPGKGARNAAALLHGGAVVATYFKHHLPNYGVFDEDRYFVSGDALTVVRIGGVDVALTICEDLWQAGGPFAVARQAGVGLVLNINGSPYELNKDDIRLPLVRRRAAEAGAAIAYVNMVGGQDELVYDGDSMIVDANGTLLARAPQFVEHLLVHDVELPPAREPVGGEEVADDMRIVRAKVSDIRLPAPGDGVAVGGIIEPVADEAEVWQALVLGLRDYVDKNRFPSVVLGLSGGIDSAVVAALAVDALGAKRVVGVSLPSQHSSEHSRADAEELAKRTGLDFRIEPIQPMVDTFLANMSLSGVTVENLQARVRGVILMALSNQEGHLVLTTGNKSELAVGYSTLYGDSVGGYNPVKDVWKTLIWRLAKWRNADAERRGETPPIPESSIGKPPSAELSPGQLDSDSLPEYDVLDPILIGYVDGDLGREGLVASGHDPAIVDRVLRMVDTAEYKRRQSAPGTKISMKAFGRDRRLPITNRWREDG, encoded by the coding sequence ATGCCCACCCTGCGTCTCGCCCTGTGCCAGGTCGACCCGACGGTCGGCGACATCGCCGGCAACGCCGGCCTGGTCCGCGCCTGGTCCCGCAGGGCCGCCGACGCCGGCGCCCAGCTCGCCCTCTTCCCGGAGCTGATGCTGACCGGCTACCCGGTCGAGGACCTGGTGTTCCGCCGGTCGTTCGTGGCCGCCTCGCGGGAGGCGCTGCACCGGCTGGCCGCCGACCTGGCCGCCGACGGCCTCGGTGAGCTGCCGGTCCTGGTCGGCTACCTCGACGCGGACGGCCCGCCGCAGGTCAGCGCCGACGCCGAGCCGGGCAAGGGAGCCCGCAACGCGGCCGCGCTGCTGCACGGCGGGGCGGTGGTCGCCACCTACTTCAAGCACCACCTGCCCAACTACGGCGTGTTCGACGAGGACCGCTACTTCGTCTCGGGCGACGCGCTGACCGTGGTCCGGATCGGCGGGGTGGACGTCGCGCTGACCATCTGCGAGGACCTCTGGCAGGCCGGCGGCCCGTTCGCGGTGGCCCGGCAGGCGGGCGTCGGGCTGGTGCTCAACATCAACGGCTCGCCCTACGAGCTGAACAAGGACGACATCCGGCTGCCGCTGGTCCGCCGCCGGGCGGCCGAGGCGGGCGCCGCCATCGCGTACGTGAACATGGTCGGCGGCCAGGACGAGCTGGTCTACGACGGCGACTCGATGATCGTCGACGCGAACGGCACGCTGCTGGCCCGGGCGCCCCAGTTCGTCGAGCACCTGCTCGTGCACGACGTGGAGCTGCCGCCGGCCAGGGAGCCGGTCGGCGGCGAGGAGGTCGCCGACGACATGCGGATCGTCCGGGCCAAGGTCAGCGACATCCGCCTGCCGGCCCCGGGCGACGGGGTCGCGGTCGGCGGCATCATCGAGCCGGTCGCCGACGAGGCGGAGGTCTGGCAGGCGCTGGTGCTGGGCCTGCGCGACTACGTCGACAAGAACCGGTTCCCCTCGGTGGTGCTCGGCCTCTCCGGCGGCATCGACTCGGCGGTGGTGGCGGCGCTGGCCGTCGACGCGCTCGGCGCGAAGCGGGTGGTCGGGGTGTCGCTGCCGAGCCAGCACTCGTCCGAGCACTCCCGGGCCGACGCCGAGGAGCTGGCCAAGCGCACCGGCCTCGACTTCCGGATCGAGCCGATCCAGCCCATGGTGGACACGTTCCTGGCCAACATGTCGCTCTCCGGCGTGACCGTGGAGAACCTCCAGGCCCGGGTGCGCGGCGTGATCCTCATGGCGCTGTCGAACCAGGAGGGCCACCTGGTCCTCACCACCGGCAACAAGAGCGAGCTGGCGGTCGGCTACTCCACCCTGTACGGCGACTCGGTGGGCGGCTACAACCCGGTGAAGGACGTCTGGAAGACGCTGATCTGGCGGCTGGCCAAGTGGCGCAACGCCGACGCCGAGCGGCGTGGCGAGACGCCGCCGATCCCGGAGAGTTCGATCGGCAAGCCCCCGTCGGCCGAGCTGAGCCCCGGCCAGCTCGACAGCGACAGCCTCCCGGAGTACGACGTGCTCGACCCGATCCTGATCGGCTACGTCGACGGCGACCTGGGGCGGGAGGGCCTGGTGGCGTCCGGCCACGACCCGGCGATCGTCGACCGGGTGCTGCGGATGGTGGATACCGCCGAGTACAAGCGCCGGCAGTCCGCCCCCGGCACCAAGATCTCCATGAAGGCGTTCGGCCGGGACCGGCGGCTGCCGATCACCAACCGCTGGCGCGAGGACGGCTGA
- the panB gene encoding 3-methyl-2-oxobutanoate hydroxymethyltransferase, with protein sequence MVESTPTEVTALYGGPATRRVRTRDLIAAKERGERWAMLTSYDQYTASIFDQAGIPVLLVGDSAANNVFGYETTLPVTAEELLPLVRAVVRATRQALIVGDLPFGSYEEGPTQALRTAVRFMKEGGCHAVKLEGGRRCAAQIEAIVGAGIPVMAHIGFTPQSEHTLGGYRVQGRGDTAEEVIADARAVAEAGAFAVVLEMVPGEVAKRITAELHIPTVGIGAGPDTDAQVLVWQDMAGLRTGKAPRFVKRYADLAGALTDATRRYAEEVRGGQFPAAEHTF encoded by the coding sequence ATGGTGGAGTCCACCCCGACCGAGGTGACCGCCCTCTACGGCGGGCCGGCCACCCGGCGGGTCCGCACCCGCGACCTGATCGCCGCCAAGGAGCGCGGCGAGCGCTGGGCGATGCTCACCTCGTACGACCAGTACACCGCCTCGATCTTCGACCAGGCGGGGATCCCGGTGCTGCTGGTCGGCGACTCGGCGGCGAACAACGTCTTCGGCTACGAGACCACGCTGCCGGTGACCGCCGAGGAACTGCTCCCCCTGGTCCGCGCGGTGGTACGGGCGACCCGGCAGGCGCTGATCGTCGGTGACCTGCCCTTCGGGTCCTACGAGGAGGGGCCGACGCAGGCGCTGCGGACCGCCGTGCGGTTCATGAAGGAGGGCGGCTGCCACGCGGTGAAGCTGGAGGGCGGCCGGCGCTGCGCCGCCCAGATCGAGGCGATCGTCGGGGCGGGCATCCCGGTGATGGCCCACATCGGCTTCACCCCGCAGAGCGAGCACACCCTGGGCGGCTACCGGGTGCAGGGCCGGGGCGACACGGCCGAGGAGGTGATCGCCGACGCCCGCGCGGTGGCCGAGGCGGGCGCGTTCGCGGTGGTGCTGGAGATGGTGCCCGGCGAGGTGGCCAAGCGGATCACCGCCGAGCTGCACATCCCCACGGTGGGCATCGGCGCCGGCCCGGACACCGACGCGCAGGTGCTGGTCTGGCAGGACATGGCCGGGCTGCGGACCGGCAAGGCGCCGCGCTTCGTGAAGCGCTACGCCGACCTGGCCGGCGCGCTGACCGACGCCACCCGCCGCTACGCCGAGGAGGTGCGCGGCGGCCAGTTCCCGGCCGCCGAGCACACCTTCTGA
- a CDS encoding VOC family protein, whose product MEWQLVIDCREPSRLVAFWAEALRYRPQPPPDGQPTWRDWYLSVGVPAEELGEGDCADRLEDPAGAGPRIWFQPVPEAKTIKNRLHIDLKVGGGRGVPVAERRLRVDAEVARLTALGARVLGAMDDPENGYYSAQLADPEGNEFCVV is encoded by the coding sequence ATGGAATGGCAACTGGTGATCGACTGTCGGGAGCCGTCGCGGCTCGTCGCGTTCTGGGCCGAGGCGCTGCGCTACCGGCCGCAGCCGCCGCCGGACGGGCAGCCGACCTGGCGGGACTGGTACCTGTCGGTCGGCGTCCCGGCCGAGGAGCTCGGCGAGGGCGACTGCGCCGACCGCCTGGAGGACCCGGCCGGCGCGGGCCCGCGCATCTGGTTCCAGCCCGTCCCCGAGGCCAAGACGATCAAGAACCGGCTGCACATCGACCTGAAGGTCGGCGGCGGACGTGGGGTGCCGGTGGCCGAGCGGCGGCTCCGGGTCGACGCCGAGGTGGCCCGGCTGACCGCCCTGGGCGCGCGGGTGCTCGGCGCGATGGACGACCCCGAGAACGGCTACTACTCGGCGCAGCTGGCCGACCCGGAGGGCAACGAGTTCTGCGTGGTCTGA
- the npdG gene encoding NADPH-dependent F420 reductase: MAYDATTLPDVSGLTVGIIGGTGDQGRGLAYRFARAGQTVLIGSRAADRAAQAAAEIAALPGVPAGATVSGADNDEVARRSDVVIIAVPWDGHAAVVGALAGPLAGKIVVDCVNPLGFDKQGPYALTVPEGSAVQQAAGLLPDSRVCAAFNHVSAPLLADPEVDRIDLDVLICTEDRDLVGVVAALAARIPGMRGIYAGRLRNAHQIEAFTANLIAINKRYKAHAGIRVTDL; this comes from the coding sequence ATGGCTTACGACGCGACCACCCTGCCCGACGTCTCCGGTCTGACCGTCGGCATCATCGGTGGCACCGGCGACCAGGGGCGGGGTCTCGCCTACCGGTTCGCGCGGGCCGGGCAGACCGTGCTGATCGGCTCCCGTGCCGCCGACCGGGCCGCCCAGGCCGCCGCCGAGATCGCCGCCCTGCCCGGCGTGCCGGCCGGCGCCACCGTCTCCGGAGCGGACAACGACGAGGTCGCCCGCCGCAGCGACGTGGTGATCATCGCGGTGCCGTGGGACGGGCACGCGGCCGTCGTCGGGGCGCTGGCCGGCCCGCTCGCCGGCAAGATCGTCGTCGACTGCGTCAACCCGCTCGGCTTCGACAAGCAGGGCCCGTACGCGCTGACGGTTCCCGAGGGGAGTGCCGTGCAGCAGGCCGCCGGGCTGCTGCCCGACTCCCGGGTCTGCGCCGCCTTCAACCACGTCAGCGCGCCCCTGCTCGCCGACCCGGAGGTCGACCGGATCGACCTGGACGTGCTCATCTGCACCGAGGACCGGGACCTCGTCGGCGTGGTCGCCGCGCTCGCCGCCCGGATCCCCGGAATGCGGGGCATCTACGCCGGCCGGTTGCGCAACGCCCACCAGATCGAGGCGTTCACCGCCAACCTCATCGCGATCAACAAGCGCTACAAGGCGCACGCCGGCATCCGCGTCACCGACCTGTGA
- a CDS encoding RNB domain-containing ribonuclease: MVIRRVLAPRIDFGALRRELGLPEEFPAAAQREADAAAAAPLPAAADRTDVPFVTVDPATSRDLDQAMHLARRPGGGFRIRYAIADVFTHVRPGGALEVETWRRGQTVYLPDGNVPLHPHTLSEGAASLLPDADRAAVLWTIDLDADGATVAVTLERARVRSRAKLDYSGVQRDADAGRLPEPIALLPEIGALLTARGLHRGAINLPLPEQDVEPDGDGWRLVLRGPGPMEEHNAQISLLTGMAAADLMLAGRIGLLRTMPPPRPEAVERLRLAAGPLGVHWPAGATVGAVLAGLDASQPRAAAFVDQAAELMRGAAYTAFDGELPEQPEHGGVAAAYAHVTAPLRRLADRYATEVCLALHEGREVPEHVRAALPKLPEVMATTDRTASAATRGAVELAEAVLLAHRVGETFEAAVLDVDEPRPAGNGRPGRPPGGTVALDDPPVRARCTGDLPLGERVRVRLTTADPVQRKVAFEKA, translated from the coding sequence GTGGTGATCCGACGCGTACTGGCGCCCCGCATCGATTTCGGCGCGCTGCGCCGCGAGCTGGGACTTCCCGAAGAATTCCCGGCCGCGGCGCAGCGCGAGGCCGACGCGGCCGCCGCCGCGCCGCTGCCGGCCGCCGCCGACCGGACCGACGTCCCGTTCGTCACCGTCGACCCGGCGACCTCACGCGACCTCGACCAGGCCATGCACCTCGCCCGCCGTCCCGGTGGTGGTTTCCGCATCCGGTACGCGATCGCCGACGTGTTCACCCACGTCCGCCCCGGCGGGGCGCTCGAGGTGGAGACGTGGCGCCGGGGGCAGACCGTCTACCTGCCCGACGGCAACGTGCCGCTGCACCCGCACACGCTCAGCGAGGGGGCGGCGAGCCTGCTGCCCGACGCCGACCGGGCGGCGGTGCTGTGGACCATCGACCTCGACGCCGACGGCGCCACCGTGGCCGTGACGCTGGAACGGGCCCGGGTGCGCAGCCGGGCCAAGCTCGACTACTCCGGTGTGCAGCGCGACGCCGACGCCGGCCGCCTGCCGGAGCCCATTGCCCTGCTGCCCGAGATCGGCGCCCTGCTCACCGCCCGCGGGCTGCACCGGGGGGCGATCAACCTGCCGTTGCCCGAGCAGGACGTCGAGCCGGACGGCGACGGCTGGCGGCTGGTGCTGCGCGGCCCCGGCCCCATGGAGGAGCACAACGCCCAGATCTCCCTGCTGACCGGGATGGCCGCCGCCGACCTCATGCTCGCGGGCCGGATCGGCCTGCTGCGCACCATGCCGCCGCCCCGGCCGGAGGCGGTCGAGCGGCTGCGGCTGGCCGCCGGGCCGCTGGGCGTGCACTGGCCGGCCGGCGCCACGGTCGGCGCGGTGCTCGCCGGGCTGGACGCCTCGCAACCCCGGGCCGCGGCCTTCGTCGACCAGGCCGCCGAGCTGATGCGCGGCGCCGCGTACACGGCGTTCGACGGTGAGCTGCCCGAGCAGCCGGAGCACGGCGGGGTGGCCGCCGCGTACGCCCACGTGACGGCGCCGCTGCGCCGGCTCGCCGACCGGTACGCCACCGAGGTCTGCCTGGCCCTGCACGAGGGCCGGGAGGTGCCCGAGCACGTCCGCGCCGCGCTGCCGAAGCTGCCCGAGGTGATGGCCACCACCGACCGGACCGCCTCCGCGGCCACCCGGGGCGCGGTGGAACTGGCCGAGGCGGTGCTGCTGGCGCACCGGGTGGGGGAGACCTTCGAGGCGGCGGTCCTGGACGTCGACGAGCCGCGGCCCGCGGGCAACGGCCGGCCCGGGCGCCCGCCCGGCGGCACCGTCGCCCTGGACGATCCGCCGGTGCGCGCCCGCTGCACGGGCGACCTGCCGCTCGGTGAGCGCGTCCGGGTACGCCTGACCACCGCCGACCCGGTGCAGCGCAAGGTCGCCTTCGAGAAGGCGTGA
- a CDS encoding histone, with the protein MAEAQQATRPAAKRTTAKRTTAGRTTVTKASPNASGAGAGRVPAKKAAAKKATARKVVSAARKAPAKKAPATKATAKKAPAKKAAAKKAPATKTTAKKAPAKKTTAKKTTAAKKTTAARKTTTAATRTTVAKKAPAKKTTAAKKTTAARKAPAKKAPAKKTTASTRPTARKTAAKKAPAKKATAKKTTTAKKAPAKKTTAAKKTTARKAPARRASA; encoded by the coding sequence ATGGCCGAAGCACAGCAGGCCACCCGCCCGGCCGCGAAACGGACGACCGCAAAGAGGACCACCGCGGGCAGGACGACGGTCACCAAGGCGTCCCCGAACGCCTCGGGCGCCGGCGCCGGCCGGGTGCCGGCGAAGAAGGCCGCCGCGAAGAAGGCGACCGCCCGGAAGGTTGTGTCGGCGGCACGGAAGGCGCCCGCGAAGAAGGCGCCCGCCACGAAGGCCACCGCCAAGAAGGCGCCGGCCAAGAAGGCCGCCGCGAAGAAGGCGCCCGCCACGAAGACCACCGCCAAGAAGGCGCCGGCCAAGAAGACCACCGCGAAGAAGACGACGGCGGCGAAGAAGACCACCGCGGCGCGGAAGACGACGACCGCGGCGACGCGGACCACGGTCGCCAAGAAGGCCCCGGCCAAGAAGACCACGGCCGCGAAGAAGACCACCGCCGCCAGGAAGGCGCCCGCCAAGAAGGCGCCCGCCAAGAAGACCACCGCCTCGACGCGCCCCACCGCGCGCAAGACGGCCGCGAAGAAGGCCCCCGCCAAGAAGGCCACCGCGAAGAAGACCACCACCGCCAAGAAGGCGCCGGCCAAGAAGACCACGGCCGCCAAGAAGACCACCGCCCGCAAGGCGCCGGCCCGCCGGGCCTCCGCCTGA
- a CDS encoding PadR family transcriptional regulator, giving the protein MRMTIPVAKVLAALLADPEAPRYGLDLMKLTGLPSGTLYPVLHRLRAAGWLAADWEAIDPAAAGRPARRYYRLAGEGVRDARLALAELRALAPESGASRGGAEPTGAPAW; this is encoded by the coding sequence ATGCGGATGACGATCCCGGTGGCGAAGGTGCTCGCCGCGCTCCTCGCCGACCCCGAGGCCCCGCGCTACGGGCTCGACCTCATGAAGCTCACCGGCCTGCCCAGCGGCACCCTCTATCCCGTCCTGCACCGGCTCCGGGCGGCCGGCTGGCTCGCCGCCGACTGGGAGGCGATCGACCCGGCGGCCGCGGGACGGCCCGCGCGCCGCTACTACCGGCTCGCCGGCGAGGGGGTGCGGGACGCCCGGCTGGCGCTGGCCGAGCTGCGCGCTCTCGCCCCGGAGAGCGGGGCGTCCCGGGGCGGGGCCGAGCCGACGGGAGCCCCGGCGTGGTGA
- a CDS encoding FBP domain-containing protein, whose protein sequence is MTPLTEPAIRASFVNCTKGEAKRLALPRDLAERPWADLDFLGWRDPAGADRAYLVAETGTGLVGVALRVASQAGRTRRSMCSLCLTTHTGDGVSLMTARKAGPDGRAGNSVGSYLCADLACSLYLRGRKSAGRRLDESITLAEKVDRTTANLAAFLQQVGGHTPM, encoded by the coding sequence ATGACACCCCTTACCGAGCCCGCCATCCGGGCCTCCTTCGTCAATTGCACCAAGGGTGAGGCGAAGCGCCTGGCCCTGCCCCGGGATCTGGCCGAGCGGCCGTGGGCCGACCTCGACTTCCTCGGCTGGCGTGACCCCGCCGGCGCCGACCGGGCGTACCTGGTCGCCGAGACCGGCACCGGGCTGGTCGGGGTGGCCCTGCGGGTGGCGTCGCAGGCCGGGCGGACCCGGCGCAGCATGTGCTCGCTCTGCCTGACCACGCATACCGGTGACGGCGTCTCGCTGATGACCGCCCGCAAGGCCGGCCCGGACGGGCGGGCGGGCAATTCGGTCGGCAGCTACCTCTGCGCCGACCTCGCCTGCTCGCTCTACCTGCGGGGCCGGAAGAGCGCGGGACGGCGCCTCGACGAGTCCATCACGCTGGCCGAGAAGGTCGACCGGACCACCGCCAACCTTGCCGCCTTCCTGCAGCAGGTCGGGGGACACACCCCTATGTAG
- a CDS encoding TetR/AcrR family transcriptional regulator yields MARTGLTVERLALAAAEMADEVGFENVTVSALARRFGVKDASLYFHLKSAHDLRVQVAMLALQEMADGAADALAGRAGKDALVAFANAYRDYALRHPGRYAAAQLQLDRETAEASAARRHAEMTRAILRGYKLAEPDQTDAVRLLHGTFHGYVSLERAGGFRHTPRTTDASWSRALDALDALLRNWPPREES; encoded by the coding sequence ATGGCCCGTACGGGGTTGACGGTCGAACGCCTGGCCCTGGCGGCCGCGGAGATGGCCGACGAGGTCGGCTTCGAGAACGTGACCGTCTCGGCGCTGGCCCGCCGGTTCGGGGTGAAGGACGCCAGCCTGTACTTCCACCTCAAGAGCGCCCACGACCTGCGCGTCCAGGTGGCGATGCTGGCTCTTCAGGAGATGGCCGACGGGGCCGCCGACGCGCTCGCGGGGCGGGCGGGCAAGGACGCGCTGGTGGCCTTCGCCAACGCGTACCGCGACTACGCCCTCCGGCATCCCGGCCGGTACGCGGCGGCGCAGCTGCAACTCGACCGGGAGACGGCCGAGGCGAGCGCGGCCCGGCGGCACGCGGAGATGACCCGGGCGATCCTGCGCGGCTACAAGCTCGCCGAGCCCGACCAGACCGACGCCGTACGCCTGCTGCACGGCACCTTCCACGGCTACGTGTCGCTGGAACGGGCGGGCGGCTTCCGCCACACCCCGCGTACGACGGACGCCAGCTGGTCCCGTGCCCTGGACGCCCTCGACGCCCTGCTGCGGAACTGGCCGCCGCGGGAGGAGAGCTAA